The DNA window TTCTCTCTCAATCCCCATCtatttccctctttttctcctgtctcctctcatttctctctcaatCATCTATCTCCTCTCTCAATCACCCTCTAtttctcatctctcctcttctctccgtTTGAatgtttctcccccctctcctcttctctctctcggaatatttctctcgctcacccccctctcctctaagCAGGGATATTTCAGAATGGTGCCAGGGTCGAGGTGCCTTTTTCCTTGGTGATTCAACAGCTAGTGTGTAAATGGACCTAGAGGAACCATAGACATAATAGGTAACTGTCATTCTATCTGTCTCTACTACAGGTAACTGAATAGGTAAAGTGATCCTAGAGATCGTCAATGCCTCTCAGGTGACCTGACAACCTTGTTCTAAGGCTGGTTTGTGAGTGTGTCGGTCTCATCAAAGCGGATTCTATTGGCTGACTTTATTGTCCTCTAGGGCTCTAATATGAATAACAAGCACACACCTACTGCCTTCTCCCTGAATATGCAATTAAACACACACGGCATGGGCCATTGTCTCTGCATCTAGCCAGGGACCGGGGGAGGGGTGTTACCATAGTAACAGGAGCGACAGAAGGACTGTGACTGCCTTCTGACCCTTATCAAGGAAGAGATTGCTGTTGCGTAAGTGACTTACACTAGtgagcatacattttcatacttttcgTCGTACTGGACCcttcgtgggaatcgaacccacaacgctgCATTGCAAGTGCtatgctccaccaactgagctacacaggacagAGGCTTAACTACGTTAATTATGTTGCATTAATGTAGACTACTTCATACATTTACCATctatagtttacaataggaatacGACATCACTTTAACTAATAAATGTAACTGTTAGGAACAAAAATGATTTTTTCCAGTACCCTCATTGAACTACATAGCATTCAATGTTATAAACACTACTCAAGGCCAGGAACTGCATATAACAAAGAGCAAGAGGATCCACCTCTAGCAGAAAGACTATTTCAATCAAGAAACCTCacattccctccctctttctgtctcactcCTGGGGGGAATGCTGaagacaattttttttaaatgaaattaaaATAATCCGGCCATCATAAAAGAGAGAAGGTAGGTAACCTAGGTAACGGCCGAGGATGTTCACGTTGGAGGCGACTAGCCTGAGTGCAAATGAAGAGGacgagggaaacagagagagaaagtcaaaCTTACCTCACAAGAagtcattctcacacacacacacacacacacacacacagctagagaAATGCCGCAGCCATTTTCATCTATGTACGCAAACCGAATAAAaagtgaataacaaaaacatccaAAGTACATTTCCATCAAAAGCCTTTCCCTGTGTTGCTGGTGACTGAAAGGTCTACCCCTGACCTATGATGTGTTGTcactgacaattccttcaaaaCTCGTTGAGAAATGGGAGAGGTTAGCAGGTGATGAAAATACACCGGAAGAGGAGAAGATGTTGACAGCACAGTACAAGTAAAGGACAAAGACAagtaggggaggaagagagatgaggagaaagagaaggaagatAAGGAGAAAAAGAAGCACTGAGAATAGTGTCCATTTGATGACATCAGCCACCTACCTGTCCCCTGTACACACACATGACGTCACCCCTTTCCCCTGAGGACAGGTTGCATCGTCACGTCTGTGCGTCACTAAAGAGCACTGAGGGCTCTGTCATTAACACGCCAATTACTAAGCAACCAGTCAtccagggaacacacacacacctgcattgTGGAGAACCTAAGTTGAATTAATCAACTGCGACCTCAGGGCATTGTGAAGGTTGATGGCAGCCTCATCGGCTGAGAAATCGATacctgcagtgccttcagaaaatattcacaccacttgactttatccacattttgttgtgttacagcctgaatttaaaatggattgaatttagATTCTGTCActgatttacacacaataccccttaatgtcaaagtggattcatgtttttgttttttattaattcaaaattaaaagctgaaatgttttgagtcaataagtattcaacccctttgtaatggcaagcctaaatacgctcaggagtacaaatgtgcttaacaagtcacataataagttgcatggactcaccgtgtgtgcaataatagtgcttaatattatttttgaatgactacctcatctctgtacctcacacatacaattatatgtaaggtccctcagtcaagcagtgcatTTCTAACAGATTCAAccccaaagaccagggaggttttccaatgcctcgcaaagggcacctattgctaGGTGGGTAAAAtatccaacaacaaaaaacaacattggTTAAAAATATTTTCTTCCATTTCCTTCTTTAATACCCACTGAACACAACCTCTTATAAAAAAGAATGGGACATTATTGAGGCCTTCACCACTTATAAATCAAGACCCTGTTTATGAATTGTAGCCTATAAGGCACAGTAAATACCACACTAATCTTTCAATCACAAGACCATTTATTTGCAATATAAAACAAAAAGCAAAACAAACAAGATTCAATCAAAACACAAAATGTGTGTTGTAAACATCTGATCTAGTTTGTTGACCATGTACAAGATACATTTAGATACTTGAGCTTGATACAAAACAGAGTCCCAGTCCAGATCTTCAGCGTTGTACAATGATCTTAGTCTTTACAAAAAGGTTCCGTATGAGTAGAAACATTATATACATGTTCTAGGTGGGATCTCACACAGCAGGTGGAAACAGTTAGCCAGATATCACATTGAGAAAATTACATATTTCCAGAACAACAAAAAGATAGTCGAAAAAGGCAATAGGTTCTTGGCTGCCAGTTCTTACTATCCAATCCTCAGCTCTAGCTCATTTGTGATGATtgtctttttttttgtgtgtCCACAACATTTTGTACCCTTCCATGGAGCATTCTTGCCACATTACTCTTCCCACATCAGAAACAAAGAATTTCTCCTCCAACTACGTCTACAGCTGTCTCATTATCTCAGACTAGGCGATTTGTCAATGTCAACAACCCACTTTCCCATTAATATTTGTGAATATGAATACACGTCATCTGGCTGACTCATCGATCCTGCCCTGTGAAACCTCACTGTGGCTTTGAGTAGGGGGGGTTAGTGGTCACTATGATGGGGGGTCATCTCCATGGATAGCCTTGTACTTGGTCATCTCCTCTGGAAAAACCTTGCCCAGCTCAGAGATCAGCAGGCTCTTAAACTTCTGCAaccagagacagaacagaggggtCAGAGTGAAGCTAAAGTTTATTTACTGTTATTTAGTAAGAACCATTATGGCCCTAATGGTAATAAGACAGTATAAGAGGATAATATATGCTTATGACACATCTTACACTCCATTATAATCAGGCATTATACCAGCAGGCTTTGAGTAAAGTGTAACCATGACTacttgtccttaagtcatttctTGAATCTATTTCTCTGTCTTTATTAGGCTTGAATCTACTGCCACTTACCGTCATGGTGTCAATCTTGCCTTTAACCTGCTCGTTCTTGGCCAGGGCCCTTTCCAGACACTCCTTAGTGTACAGCTGGGGGTTACGACCCTGATCTATGTATCTGACAACATAAGGCAAAACATTACATTGGTTTAGTTAGGCTGAGGGTCTGTGGCCAAGTGGAGGTCTGAGGGTGAGAAAGAGCTGGTATAAGGGTGACTTTCCTTCTATTAAGCTCACCAGTCTCGAGTAGCCATTGTTACAAATCTCATCTCGTTGACTCGACTATTGGATGTCTTGATTTTGCTTTTGAATGGGAGCGCTAGCATTCAACACTCGCATTTGACTGACTCTGAGAATAAATTACTACTCAGTTAACCCCTCAAGAGAGGCAATTCCTTGTTATGTCTGTGTCCCTTTTCCTACCCTGTCAGACAAAGTCTTATAGCTTATTCAGCATTCGTTTAGTATCGTATGCATGCATGCCagatttattttcagaaaacaatCTGTTTCCTGCTCCAGTGTCACCCATACAAACTATGTGATTGGTTTGAAATGGCAACGCATAACTAGTTTCCATCTCGTACTCTCCACCCATTTTTATCGTATTCATGGGCGAACTTTCCCAGGCTTTCAAAAGTTACATGAGAAGCCTGGGATTCCGAGGCTCACAAACTagagctggaaatggcagatgtaTGTACAAGTTGGTAGGTACATCTACTCACTCGAATGCCTCGAGAGGAACGTTGATCTCATGTAGCTGCTGGCGACATTTCTCAATGTCCTGCAGTCCCGTGATCATGTAGTTTCTGAAAGGCACAGAATCGAGTATTGACATTTCAACAACTAACGTTAGCAGGCAAAATCTACAACTACCATACAACTAACTACCTCAACATTACTGATAGTTAGTCAGCAATTAAATCAGGTCATTAATATATGTTAAGTATTTTATACCATGTTGTGTGTCTATAACATTGATTgactgtactagctagctagctcgctatGTGGAAGCTAGTTAGCATTGACTAACCCGTTTGCCTTTTTTACACAACTGTGGTGTATTGATAACGGGGAGTTAGTAGTCACATATTTAAGTGGCTAGCTATGATGGCTAGTAATACTAGaaacacctagctagctagccaactggcATAACTTACAGTTTTTGGTTGAgtcctgtttgactgctaggttggAAGTCGCTAACGATGATTCCCATTTGTCGAATATTTTCAACAAACTTCTCGAGATGCTCCTCGAGGTTATCAAATTTCTCAGCCATGTCTCCAACAAAACGCTATCTATGTCTTCAGTTCTCATAAACATTAAATATTTGTGGAAATGTAAAAAGACAAACAAAGCCTTTAATCAATTCATCACAATTTCAGTCGCTATCCAGACTTCTATAGCGCTACACTGCTTTTCCGAAGGGTAAGAACCAATCATTGGCGAATATGTAGTTGCCGTAGCGACAGCCTGCCGTCTGCCGCTCCAGATTGCCGCAAAGAGTCGTGCTCTGAAATAGTCAGAGACACATTGTTGCAACTTGCTATTTGTACAAGGTCTTACAACTCGAACATTGATTGTTACAATGTATCATCATCACCATGCATTTTTAATACAGGTCATTTGAAAGCGTGTGTTTATATATTGATGGACAGTGTTTTATAAGTGTTTTCAATTCATAAAAGATGtgcaatgaaacaataaaacatacaaaatataaaatatagtaaGGCTACTTAGGACAGCTGGTTTGATGCCACTTTGTAATATAATAACCTTACACTAGTGTCCCACATCACCTCACACTTGTTATGAATTCATCAATAAGACTTTGTAGAAGCTTGTAGATAACGATCCGATAACAAACTCTTGTTTTTTACAAATATGTGACAATAACCTTTTTACAAAACCCTCTCCATGCCCTCGGAAAATTGATTTGGGGACCTTCCAGGCTCTTGGTGAAAATCTAAATAAAGGAGTCTGCACATCTTTTACTTGATCCTGAAACACCTCTACTATCCCCAAATTCTGCCCCTTTTCATGAATGTAGCCTCTTTTCTACCCCCTTTATTGCACGTCATGTGCTTCCTTTCTTTCCTAACTTATTATTTCCCTGTAATTCCTTCCACCGTCATCATATGCTGTTTATTTGCTATATAGCAAAAAAATCGATTCAGAGATGTTATGAACAACTAAAATAGCATATTTCAATGTATTATACAATATCTAATGAaggaaatacatttacatttattaaAGGTTCATTTTGTGCATTTTTATAGCTGAAAAGGTCTCTGTCCCACTATTCACACACCATTCAGGGGAAGTGGAACAGTGCTATAAATCTGATTTCATAAAATATAACAACTGTTTACATGACTAGTTATTATATTTTAAAACACTACCAATAACTACTCATTTTAACACCAAAAGCTAGATTGTTGAATTATAATTGATAGAATGAAAGCCTTATTATTAAGGTTTCATATGGCGGTTTTTCATGAGTTTCAACGTGTCACCCCATCTAGGAAGCCAGAACACATACACTACAATGATGTCACACTAACTAATAAATGGTTCATGCACAGAATATATTCagcccctcaggaggttgaaaagatttggcatgggccctctgATCCTCAAAAAGGTCTACAGCATTGACAGCATGTTGACTGGCTGCATCCtcacttggtatggcaaatgcttggcatccgacacaaggcactacagagggtaatgcgtacagcccagtacatccccGCGACCGAGTTCCcagccattcaggacctctatccCAGGTtttgttagaggaaggccctaaaaattgtcagactccagccacccaagtcatagactgttctctgctaaCGCACAGGCAAGccgtaccaatgcaccaagtctggaaccaacaggaccctgagcagattctatccccaagccattagactgcaaaatagttagttaaatagttaagcaatagctacccagactatctgcattgaccctttttgcactaacacTTTTGACAGATCGCATACGCTgatgctactgtttattatctatcatgttgcctaggtttgtgtcaagaactgcaacactgctggatttttcacactcaacaatttcccttgtgtatcaagaatggtccatcacccaaaggaaccaccagccaacttgacacaactgtgggaagcattggagtcaatatggcccagcatccctgtggaatattttcaacaccttatagagtccatgccccgacgaattgaggctgttctgtgggagggcaactcaatactaggaaggtgttcttaacgtTTTGTGCACATAGTGTATGCCCAACATATTAGCCCAACACATGATACATTTCTGAAATCCTCAGAAGTTTCCTAATCATacaaaattgaattgaattgtcaTTGGGGTACAATTAGGACTTTAACAATAGTGTCCCAATTTATCTAACCTGCTGTCCCAGTCTACCAAATGTAAACTGAAAAAATGGTTTAGACTCAGTTGAAGATTTCAGACATGTTAATGTATCATGTGTTGGGCTAATACTATATGTTGGATATATGTCACAAGAGGTTACAGAAAAAGGAAATGCAAAAAGCGTCCCAGTTTTTCTGAATTCACccaacatacactaccggtcaaaagttttagaacacctacacattcaagggtttttctttctttttactattttctacaatgtagaataatagtgaatcaaatcaaatcaaagtttatttgtcacgctcaccgaatacaacaggtgtagaccttgcagtgaaatgcttacttacaggctctaaccaatagtgcgaaaaaaaggtgtgtgtgtgtgtgtgtgtgtgtgtaggttagtaaataaataaaacaacagtaaaaatacatttgaaaataagagtagcaaggctatatacagacaccggttagtcaggcttattgaggtagtatgtacatgtaggtatggttaaagtgactatgcatatatgatgaacagagaggagcagtagcgtaaaaagaggggttggcgggtggtgggacacaatgcagatagcccggttagccaatgtgtgggagtactggttggtcgggccaattgaggtagtatgtacatgaatgtatagttaaagtcaCTATGTATATAAGATAaacacagagtagcagcagcgtaaaagaggggaggggggcacacaatgcaaatagtccgggtaaccatttggttacctgttcaggagtcttatggcttgggggtaaaactgttgagaagctgtcctagacttggcttagtagagagaacagtctatgatgcaaccggtcaggattctctcgatgttgcagttgtagaaccttttgaggatctcaggacccatgcctaatctttttagtttcctgagggggaataggctttgtcgtgccctcttcacaactgtcttggtgtgtttggaccattctagtttgttgttgatgtggacaccaaggaacttgaagctctcaacctgctccactacagccccgtcgatgagaatgggggcgagctcggtgctccttttcctgtagtccacaatcatctccttagtcttggttatgctgagggataggttgttattctggcaccacccggccaggtctctgacctcctccctataggctgtctcgtcgttgtcgatgatcaggccatcaaaactatgaaaaaacacgtatggaatcatgtagtaaccatgatgacagctttgcacactcttggcattctctcaaccagcttaacatggaatgcttttccaacagccttgaaggagttccctcatatgctgagcacttgttggctgcttttccttcactctgcggtacgactaatcccaaaccatctcaatttgtttgaggtcgggggattgtggaggccaggtcatctgatgcagcactccatcactctccttcttggtaaaatagcccttacacagcctggaggtgtgttgggtcattgtcctgttgaaaaacaaatgatagtcccactaagcccaaaccagatggtatggcatatcgctgcagaatgctgtggtagccatgttgggtaagtgtgccttgaattctaaataaatcacagacagagtcaccagcaaagcacccccacacaatgacacctcctcctccatgctttactgtGGGAAATAGACATgcggagattatccgttcaccaaaaatctcaaatttggaccccagaccaaaggacaaatatccacctgtctaatgtccattgctcgtgtttcttggcccaagcaagtctcttcttcttattggcgtcatttagttgtggtttctttgcagcaattggaccatgaagATCTGATTCACAAtcttctctgaacagtttatgttgagatgtgtctgttacttgaactctgtgatgcatttatttgggctgcaatttctgaggctggtaactctaatgaacttgtcccctgcagcagaagtaactcttggtcttccattcctgtggcggtcttcatgagagacagtttcatcatagcgcttgatggtttttgcgacagcacttgaagaaactgtcaaagttttccgtattgactgaccttcatgtcttaaagtaacagactgttgtttctctttgcttatttgagctgttcttgccttaatatggacttggtcttttaccaaatagggctatattctgtatactctcctaccttgtcacaacacctgattggctcaaacgcattaagaaggaaagaaattccacagattaacttttaagaaggcacacctgttcagttaaatgcattccaggtgactacctcatgagggtggctatttgaagaatctcatttgtttaacacttttttggttactacatgattccatatgtgttatttcatagttttgatgttttcactatcattctacaatgtagaaaatagtcaaaataaagaaaaacacttgaatgagcaggtgattccaaacttttgactggtactgtatatatccattgattcttgaagaatataacttagaaatgcctcatgaatttagtcacactccatgagaacccaaaatataagcttgtatatctccaatgtttgtaaacattataaatataaacaaacactgtataacatggttaaaacaatacgttttatatcatggatggtcagtccttgcatccatagctccgtctattaatctgagagtggatTCATTTTTCCAGACCCAtctctcagctttttaccaaaacagaggcagggCGACTGCAAATGCAGCATACAGCATtaattttcacatgtaaatagcaaagcatgccattccatgagcgcagcatacatttttcaactcgaatcaatgagcccaatcagtcctccatgacaacaaaatcataaacaacagagtaggctggctaataagtccttagttttggggttatgctcaggtaaaacaatttggctaatctatacttccgttatttccaagtcctattcttgaagatcaaggggtataacatttactggaatgactggaatctgatagactttggtttttaatgtaaagatataatttaatcttGTTATTATATGTAGttgaaagcgatgggttagaagaagccaaCATAATCAACCCATAAAGCAAAATGTAatatccatatatggccagctatgtgaactttaacattgatttatcctgcagtaGATGTCGTTTAAGTGGTAACATACCTTTTtatcttcttctaatgcctcatATTTAAGGGGAAAGGGATCTAAAAGCaacggaatgtaatcagattacattactgagtttaggtaatccaaaagttacgtaaATGATAACAATTTTgcacaggtaactagtaactgtaacagattacatttagaaagtaacctacccaaccctactGTTAGtatacctgttgtttacg is part of the Salmo trutta chromosome 34, fSalTru1.1, whole genome shotgun sequence genome and encodes:
- the med10 gene encoding mediator of RNA polymerase II transcription subunit 10, whose product is MAEKFDNLEEHLEKFVENIRQMGIIVSDFQPSSQTGLNQKLNYMITGLQDIEKCRQQLHEINVPLEAFEYIDQGRNPQLYTKECLERALAKNEQVKGKIDTMTKFKSLLISELGKVFPEEMTKYKAIHGDDPPS